One window from the genome of Trabulsiella odontotermitis encodes:
- a CDS encoding valine--tRNA ligase, with translation MEKTYNPQDIEQPLYEHWEKQGYFKPNGDESQESFCIMIPPPNVTGSLHMGHAFQQTIMDTLIRYQRMQGKNTLWQVGTDHAGIATQMVVERKIAAEEGKTRHDYGRDAFIDKIWQWKAESGGTITRQMRRLGNSVDWERERFTMDEGLSNAVKEVFVRLHKEDLIYRGKRLVNWDPKLRTAISDLEVENRESKGSMWHIRYPLADGAKTADGKNYLVVATTRPETLLGDTGVAVNPEDPRYKDLIGKFVMLPLVNRRIPIVGDEHADMEKGTGCVKITPAHDFNDYEVGRRHALPMINILTFDGDIRESAQVYDTNGVETDAYSSDIPAEFQKLERFAARKAVVAAIDALGLLEEIKPHDLTVPYGDRGGVVIEPMLTDQWYVRVAPLAKPAIEAVENGDIQFVPKQYENMYFSWMRDIQDWCISRQLWWGHRIPAWYDEQGNVYVGRSEAEVRQENNIAADVPLRQDEDVLDTWFSSALWTFSTLGWPENTDALRQFHPTSVMVSGFDIIFFWIARMIMMTMHFIKDENGKPQVPFKTVYMTGLIRDDEGQKMSKSKGNVIDPLDMVDGISLPDLLEKRTGNMMQPQLAEKIRKRTEKQFPEGIEPHGTDALRFTLAALASTGRDINWDMKRLEGYRNFCNKLWNASRFVLMNTEDQDCGFNGGEKVLSLADRWILAEFNQTVKAYREALDGFRFDIAAGILYEFTWNQFCDWYLELTKPVMTGGTEAELRGTRNTLVTVLEGLLRLAHPIIPFITETIWQRVKVICGITANTIMLQPFPQFDAAKVDDAALADTEWLKQAIVAVRNIRAEMNIAPGKPLELLLRGCSPDAVRRVNDNQSFLQTLARLESITVLPADDKGPVSVTKIIDGAELLIPMAGLINKEDELARLAKEVAKIEAEIGRIEGKLSNEGFVARAPEAVIAKEREKLTGYAEAKAKLIEQQAVIAAL, from the coding sequence ATGGAAAAGACATACAACCCACAAGATATCGAACAGCCGCTTTACGAGCACTGGGAAAAGCAGGGCTATTTCAAACCGAATGGCGACGAAAGCCAGGAAAGTTTCTGCATCATGATCCCGCCGCCGAACGTCACCGGCAGTTTGCATATGGGTCACGCTTTCCAGCAAACCATCATGGATACCCTGATCCGCTACCAGCGCATGCAGGGTAAAAACACCCTGTGGCAGGTCGGTACTGACCACGCAGGTATCGCGACGCAGATGGTGGTTGAGCGCAAGATTGCCGCCGAAGAAGGTAAAACCCGTCACGATTACGGTCGCGATGCCTTCATCGACAAAATCTGGCAGTGGAAAGCGGAGTCTGGCGGCACGATTACTCGTCAGATGCGTCGTCTGGGTAACTCCGTCGACTGGGAGCGCGAGCGCTTCACCATGGACGAAGGCCTTTCCAATGCCGTGAAAGAAGTCTTTGTCCGTCTGCATAAAGAAGATCTGATCTACCGCGGCAAGCGCCTGGTCAACTGGGACCCGAAACTGCGCACCGCCATTTCTGACCTCGAAGTGGAAAATCGTGAGTCCAAAGGCTCGATGTGGCACATCCGTTACCCACTGGCCGATGGCGCGAAAACCGCAGACGGTAAAAATTATTTAGTTGTCGCCACTACCCGCCCGGAAACCCTGCTGGGTGATACCGGCGTGGCCGTTAACCCGGAAGATCCGCGTTACAAAGATCTTATCGGCAAATTTGTGATGCTGCCGTTGGTTAACCGCCGCATCCCGATTGTTGGCGACGAACATGCGGATATGGAAAAAGGCACCGGCTGCGTGAAAATCACCCCGGCGCACGATTTCAACGACTATGAAGTCGGCCGTCGTCATGCGCTGCCAATGATCAACATCCTGACTTTTGACGGTGACATCCGTGAAAGCGCGCAGGTGTACGACACCAATGGCGTAGAAACTGACGCATATTCCAGCGATATCCCGGCAGAGTTCCAGAAACTGGAACGTTTTGCCGCGCGTAAAGCTGTTGTTGCCGCCATCGACGCGCTCGGTCTGCTGGAAGAGATTAAACCGCACGATCTGACCGTCCCGTACGGCGACCGTGGCGGCGTGGTAATCGAGCCGATGCTGACCGATCAGTGGTACGTCCGCGTTGCGCCGCTGGCGAAACCGGCGATTGAAGCGGTTGAGAACGGTGATATCCAGTTCGTTCCAAAACAGTACGAAAATATGTATTTCTCCTGGATGCGCGATATTCAGGACTGGTGTATCTCTCGCCAGCTGTGGTGGGGTCACCGCATCCCGGCATGGTACGACGAGCAGGGCAACGTGTACGTTGGTCGTAGCGAAGCGGAAGTTCGGCAGGAAAACAACATCGCCGCCGACGTCCCGCTGCGTCAGGACGAAGACGTACTGGATACCTGGTTCTCCTCTGCGCTGTGGACCTTCTCCACCCTCGGCTGGCCGGAAAACACCGATGCGCTGCGTCAGTTCCACCCGACCAGCGTGATGGTTTCAGGCTTCGACATCATCTTCTTCTGGATCGCCCGCATGATCATGATGACCATGCACTTCATCAAAGATGAAAACGGCAAGCCACAGGTACCGTTTAAGACCGTCTACATGACCGGTCTGATTCGTGACGACGAAGGCCAGAAGATGTCTAAATCCAAGGGCAACGTGATTGACCCGCTGGATATGGTTGACGGCATCTCTCTGCCGGATCTGCTGGAAAAACGCACCGGCAACATGATGCAGCCGCAACTGGCGGAAAAAATTCGCAAACGCACCGAAAAACAGTTCCCGGAAGGCATTGAGCCGCACGGTACCGACGCCCTGCGTTTCACGCTGGCGGCGCTGGCTTCCACCGGCCGCGACATCAACTGGGACATGAAACGTCTGGAAGGTTACCGCAACTTCTGTAACAAGCTGTGGAACGCCAGTCGTTTCGTGCTGATGAATACTGAAGATCAGGATTGCGGCTTCAACGGCGGCGAAAAAGTGCTGTCGCTGGCTGATCGCTGGATCCTGGCGGAATTCAACCAGACCGTGAAAGCGTACCGTGAAGCGCTGGATGGCTTCCGTTTCGATATCGCCGCCGGCATTCTGTACGAGTTCACCTGGAACCAGTTCTGCGACTGGTATCTGGAGTTGACCAAGCCGGTGATGACTGGCGGTACTGAAGCGGAACTGCGCGGCACGCGCAACACGCTGGTGACGGTGCTGGAAGGTCTGCTGCGTCTGGCGCATCCGATCATCCCGTTCATTACCGAAACCATCTGGCAGCGCGTGAAGGTGATTTGTGGCATTACCGCCAACACCATCATGCTGCAGCCGTTCCCGCAGTTCGATGCAGCGAAAGTTGATGACGCCGCGCTGGCCGATACCGAATGGCTGAAGCAGGCGATCGTTGCGGTGCGTAACATCCGTGCGGAAATGAACATCGCGCCGGGTAAACCGCTGGAGCTGCTGCTCCGTGGCTGCAGTCCCGACGCCGTACGCCGTGTGAACGACAACCAGAGCTTCCTGCAGACGCTGGCCCGTCTGGAAAGCATCACCGTGCTGCCAGCTGATGATAAAGGCCCGGTTTCCGTGACCAAAATCATCGACGGCGCCGAGCTGCTGATCCCGATGGCAGGCCTCATCAATAAAGAAGATGAGCTGGCGCGTCTGGCGAAAGAAGTGGCCAAAATCGAAGCGGAAATCGGCCGCATCGAAGGCAAACTCTCTAACGAAGGGTTTGTGGCCCGCGCCCCGGAAGCGGTGATCGCCAAAGAGCGTGAAAAGCTGACCGGCTATGCCGAAGCGAAAGCGAAGCTGATTGAGCAACAGGCAGTGATTGCTGCGCTATAA
- the miaE gene encoding tRNA isopentenyl-2-thiomethyl-A-37 hydroxylase MiaE codes for MDYPQQLAPVLDFLLCPTPAAWIAEARKPARLPLLLTDHMVCELKAAQTAMLLVRKYIADKQGAEALLEWLKPYEAFTFRDGPEPDFVALHKLIGKSVMPKTDDPWGRQLIDSMVLLIKEELHHFWQVREMMLVRDIPYVKITASRYARGMLKEVRTHEPLTLIDKLICGAYIEARSCERFAALAPYLEADLQKFYLSLLRSEARHYQDYLTLAQQVAKEDISPRVKFFGEVEASLITTPDEEFRFHSGVPA; via the coding sequence ATGGATTACCCGCAACAACTCGCCCCCGTTTTAGATTTCCTCCTTTGCCCGACGCCCGCGGCGTGGATCGCCGAAGCGCGCAAACCCGCCCGCTTGCCGCTGCTGCTCACTGATCATATGGTCTGCGAACTGAAAGCCGCGCAAACCGCGATGCTGCTGGTGCGCAAATACATTGCCGATAAGCAGGGTGCAGAAGCGCTGCTTGAGTGGCTGAAACCCTACGAAGCCTTCACCTTTCGCGACGGGCCGGAGCCGGATTTCGTCGCGTTGCATAAGCTGATTGGCAAAAGTGTGATGCCGAAAACCGACGATCCCTGGGGGCGGCAGCTCATCGACAGCATGGTGTTACTCATTAAAGAGGAACTGCACCATTTCTGGCAGGTGCGGGAAATGATGCTGGTGCGCGATATCCCCTACGTGAAGATTACCGCCAGCCGCTACGCCAGAGGGATGCTGAAAGAGGTGCGCACCCACGAACCGCTAACGCTCATCGACAAGCTCATCTGCGGGGCGTACATCGAAGCGCGTTCCTGCGAGCGATTCGCCGCGCTGGCGCCGTACCTTGAAGCGGATCTGCAGAAATTTTACCTGTCACTGTTGCGCTCAGAAGCGCGTCATTACCAGGACTACCTGACGCTGGCGCAGCAGGTGGCAAAAGAGGACATTTCCCCACGGGTGAAATTCTTTGGTGAGGTGGAGGCGTCGTTGATCACAACGCCTGATGAGGAGTTTCGCTTTCACAGCGGCGTACCGGCGTGA
- a CDS encoding YhcH/YjgK/YiaL family protein, protein MIVGNIHHLQPWLPAELRDAIEFVKANVTAATPPGKHDIDGSRLFYLLSEDMTEPLAARRAEFHARYLDIQILLKGQEGMTFSTLPNGTPETDWLADKDIAFLAEGAQEKTVILNEGDFVVFWPGEVHKPLCAVGAPAQVRKAVVKMQVE, encoded by the coding sequence ATGATCGTTGGCAACATCCATCACCTTCAGCCCTGGCTTCCAGCTGAGCTTCGCGACGCTATCGAATTCGTCAAAGCGAATGTCACCGCCGCCACACCGCCGGGTAAGCATGATATCGACGGCAGCCGCCTGTTTTATCTGCTTTCAGAGGATATGACAGAACCGCTCGCCGCGCGTCGGGCAGAGTTTCATGCGCGTTACCTGGATATTCAGATCCTGTTGAAGGGTCAGGAAGGAATGACGTTTAGCACTCTGCCGAACGGTACGCCGGAAACTGACTGGCTGGCAGATAAAGACATCGCTTTCCTGGCCGAAGGGGCGCAGGAAAAAACGGTGATCCTGAATGAAGGGGATTTCGTGGTGTTCTGGCCGGGAGAAGTGCATAAACCGCTGTGTGCGGTCGGTGCGCCCGCGCAAGTGCGCAAAGCCGTGGTGAAAATGCAGGTGGAATAA
- a CDS encoding GNAT family N-acetyltransferase, producing MSATTPQRALLRRISVEDNQAIASVIRQVSAEYGLTADKGYTVADPNLDELYELYSQSGHAYWVVEQAGKVVGGGGIAPLSCSEPDICELQKMYFLPSIRGQGLAKKLALMALDHAREQGFTRCYLETTAFLKEAIGLYEHLGFDHIDAPLGCTGHVDCEVRMLKTL from the coding sequence ATGAGTGCAACTACGCCGCAGCGGGCTTTGCTGCGTCGAATTTCTGTAGAAGATAATCAGGCCATCGCCAGTGTCATCCGTCAGGTTTCCGCCGAGTATGGGTTAACCGCCGATAAAGGCTATACCGTGGCGGATCCTAACCTTGATGAGCTGTATGAACTGTACAGCCAGTCTGGTCATGCCTACTGGGTGGTTGAGCAGGCGGGGAAAGTCGTTGGCGGTGGCGGTATTGCGCCGCTCTCCTGTAGCGAACCGGATATCTGCGAACTGCAGAAAATGTATTTCCTGCCGTCGATCCGCGGTCAGGGGCTGGCGAAAAAGCTGGCGCTGATGGCGCTCGATCACGCCCGTGAGCAGGGTTTCACCCGTTGTTATCTGGAAACCACCGCGTTTCTGAAAGAGGCGATTGGGCTGTACGAGCATCTCGGTTTTGACCACATCGACGCGCCGCTGGGCTGCACCGGTCATGTGGATTGCGAAGTGCGGATGCTGAAAACGCTGTAA
- the argF gene encoding ornithine carbamoyltransferase: MTSLHHKHFLKLLDFTPAQIISLVQLAASLKKDKKQGVEQKKLVGKNIALIFEKDSTRTRCSFEVAAHDQGAHVTYLGSNGNQIGHKESIKDTARVLGRMYDGIQYRGWGQEVVETLAEFAGVPVWNGLTDEFHPTQLLADLLTMQEHLPGKAFNEMTLVYAGDARNNMGNSMLEAAALTGLDLRLVAPKACWPEAGLITECTALAKKNGGNVTVTEDIAAGVKGADFIYTDVWVSMGEPKEKWAERIALLRDYQVNSQMMKLSGNPNVKFLHCLPAFHDDQTTAGKKMAAEFNLHGGMEVTDEVFESPASIVFDQAENRMHTIKAVMVATLGE; the protein is encoded by the coding sequence ATGACGTCGTTACATCACAAGCATTTCCTGAAATTACTCGATTTCACCCCTGCACAAATCATCTCCCTCGTGCAGCTCGCTGCAAGCCTTAAAAAAGATAAAAAACAAGGCGTTGAGCAGAAAAAACTGGTTGGTAAAAACATCGCGCTCATCTTCGAAAAAGACTCTACCCGTACACGATGCTCTTTCGAAGTTGCCGCACACGATCAGGGCGCTCACGTCACTTATCTGGGGTCAAACGGCAACCAGATTGGGCATAAAGAATCAATTAAAGATACCGCGCGCGTACTGGGCCGGATGTATGACGGCATTCAGTATCGTGGCTGGGGGCAGGAGGTGGTTGAAACACTGGCGGAATTTGCGGGCGTGCCAGTGTGGAACGGGTTGACGGATGAGTTCCATCCGACGCAACTGCTGGCTGACTTGCTGACCATGCAGGAGCATCTGCCAGGCAAAGCCTTCAACGAGATGACGCTGGTGTACGCCGGAGACGCGCGTAACAACATGGGCAACTCGATGCTGGAAGCGGCCGCGCTCACCGGACTGGATCTGCGTCTGGTGGCCCCGAAAGCTTGCTGGCCGGAAGCCGGACTGATCACCGAATGTACCGCGCTGGCGAAGAAAAACGGCGGTAACGTCACGGTCACTGAAGATATCGCGGCTGGCGTGAAAGGCGCTGACTTCATCTATACCGACGTGTGGGTGTCGATGGGCGAACCGAAAGAAAAGTGGGCTGAGCGGATTGCGCTGCTGCGCGACTATCAGGTGAACAGCCAGATGATGAAGCTCAGCGGCAACCCGAACGTCAAGTTCCTGCACTGTCTGCCGGCGTTCCATGACGATCAAACCACCGCCGGTAAGAAAATGGCGGCAGAGTTTAATCTGCATGGCGGTATGGAAGTGACGGATGAGGTATTCGAATCACCCGCCAGCATCGTGTTCGACCAGGCGGAAAACCGGATGCACACCATCAAAGCGGTGATGGTGGCGACGCTCGGCGAGTAA
- the pepA gene encoding leucyl aminopeptidase gives MEFSVKSGSPEKQRSACIVVGVFEPRRLSPVAEQLDKISDGYISALLRRGELEGKPGQTLLLHHVPNVLSERILLIGCGKERELDERQYKQVIQKTINTLNDTGSMEAVCFLTELHVKGRNNYWKVRQAVETAKETLYSFDQLKTNKSEPRRPLRKMVFNVPTRRELTSGERAIQHGLAIAAGIKAAKDLGNMPPNICNAAYLASQARQLADAWSKNVITRVIGEQQMRELGMHAYLAVGNGSQNESLMSVIEYKGSPAEDARPIVLVGKGLTFDSGGISIKPAEGMDEMKYDMCGAAAVYGVMRMVAELQLPINVIGVLAGCENMPGGRAYRPGDVLTTMSGQTVEVLNTDAEGRLVLCDVLTYVERYEPEAVIDVATLTGACVIALGHHISGLMSNHNPLAHELIGASEQSGDRAWRLPLGDEYQEQLDSNFADMANIGGRPGGAITAGCFLSRFARKYNWAHLDIAGTAWRSGKTKGATGRPVALLSQFLLNRAGFNGEE, from the coding sequence ATGGAGTTCAGTGTAAAAAGCGGTAGCCCGGAGAAACAGCGCAGTGCCTGCATCGTTGTGGGTGTCTTTGAACCGCGTCGCCTCTCCCCGGTCGCCGAACAACTCGATAAAATCAGCGACGGCTACATCAGCGCCCTGCTGCGCCGTGGCGAACTCGAAGGTAAGCCCGGGCAGACCCTGCTGCTTCATCACGTGCCGAACGTGCTGTCGGAGCGCATTCTGCTGATTGGTTGCGGCAAAGAACGTGAACTGGATGAACGTCAGTATAAGCAGGTTATTCAGAAAACCATTAATACCCTTAACGATACAGGGTCAATGGAAGCGGTCTGTTTCCTGACCGAACTACACGTCAAAGGTCGTAATAACTACTGGAAAGTCCGCCAGGCGGTGGAAACTGCAAAAGAGACGCTGTATAGCTTCGACCAGTTGAAAACCAACAAAAGCGAGCCGCGTCGCCCGCTGCGTAAAATGGTATTCAATGTGCCGACCCGTCGCGAACTGACCAGCGGCGAGCGCGCTATTCAGCACGGTCTGGCGATTGCCGCCGGAATCAAAGCGGCGAAAGATCTGGGTAATATGCCGCCAAATATCTGTAACGCGGCCTACCTGGCTTCTCAGGCGCGCCAGTTGGCGGATGCCTGGAGCAAAAACGTCATCACCCGTGTCATCGGCGAACAGCAGATGCGCGAGCTGGGCATGCACGCCTACCTGGCCGTCGGTAACGGTTCGCAGAACGAATCGTTAATGTCGGTGATTGAGTACAAAGGCAGCCCGGCAGAAGACGCGCGCCCGATTGTACTGGTGGGTAAGGGCCTGACGTTCGACTCCGGCGGTATCTCCATTAAGCCGGCCGAAGGCATGGACGAAATGAAGTACGATATGTGCGGTGCGGCGGCAGTCTACGGCGTGATGCGGATGGTCGCGGAACTCCAGCTACCTATCAATGTGATCGGCGTACTGGCGGGCTGTGAAAACATGCCTGGCGGTCGCGCATATCGCCCTGGCGACGTGCTGACCACCATGTCAGGGCAGACGGTTGAAGTGCTGAATACTGATGCCGAAGGCCGTCTGGTGCTGTGCGATGTGCTGACCTACGTCGAACGTTATGAGCCGGAAGCGGTGATTGACGTCGCGACACTGACCGGCGCGTGCGTAATTGCGCTCGGCCACCATATCTCTGGCCTGATGTCGAACCACAATCCGCTGGCGCATGAGCTGATCGGCGCGTCCGAGCAGTCCGGCGATCGCGCGTGGCGCCTGCCGCTTGGCGATGAGTACCAGGAACAGCTGGACTCCAACTTTGCGGATATGGCAAACATCGGTGGTCGTCCTGGCGGGGCGATTACCGCCGGCTGTTTCCTGTCGCGCTTTGCCCGCAAGTACAACTGGGCGCATCTGGACATCGCCGGTACCGCGTGGCGTTCCGGTAAAACCAAAGGTGCTACCGGTCGTCCGGTCGCCCTGTTGTCACAATTCCTGCTGAACCGCGCCGGTTTTAACGGCGAAGAGTAA
- the rraB gene encoding ribonuclease E inhibitor RraB produces the protein MANPEHLEEQREETRLIIEELLEDGSDPDALYTIEHHLSADDLETLEKMAVEAFKLGYEVTEPEELEVEEGDVVICCDILSECALKAELIDAQVEQLMNLAEKHDVEYDGWGTYYEDPNGEDGEDDDEDYVDEDDDGVRH, from the coding sequence ATGGCAAACCCGGAACACCTGGAAGAGCAACGTGAAGAGACGCGTCTCATCATTGAAGAATTACTGGAAGACGGTAGCGATCCGGACGCGCTGTACACCATCGAGCACCATCTTTCCGCCGATGACTTAGAAACGCTGGAGAAAATGGCTGTAGAGGCTTTCAAGCTGGGTTACGAAGTGACCGAGCCGGAAGAGCTGGAAGTGGAAGAGGGCGACGTGGTGATCTGCTGTGACATCCTCAGCGAATGCGCACTGAAAGCAGAACTGATTGATGCGCAGGTTGAACAGCTGATGAACCTGGCGGAAAAACATGACGTCGAGTACGACGGTTGGGGAACATACTATGAGGATCCCAACGGTGAAGACGGCGAAGACGATGACGAAGACTACGTCGACGAAGATGATGACGGCGTTCGCCACTAA
- a CDS encoding DUF943 family protein, which yields MKVTKRSVFFSSMVMIFCACLLWEQRPVTIIRAVDSFEYDPRFMHGLNRDSLRGFTDNNFYNIVVDHMPLSEWGRINWYLEHKQVLKEKYHIPNSSSYHITFWDIGSGFIDGNKSSDGDLICINKTETGVDCLEKNLLLSIDLDKGRSEKFTFYDCEHYWMVMPDRRLKLF from the coding sequence ATGAAAGTAACTAAACGAAGTGTTTTTTTTAGCAGTATGGTAATGATCTTTTGCGCCTGCTTATTATGGGAGCAACGACCGGTTACTATTATTCGTGCTGTTGACTCATTTGAATATGACCCTCGCTTTATGCACGGACTTAATCGTGACAGCTTGCGTGGTTTTACGGACAATAATTTCTACAATATCGTGGTGGATCATATGCCGCTCTCCGAGTGGGGGCGCATAAACTGGTATCTTGAACATAAGCAAGTGCTGAAGGAAAAATACCATATCCCCAATTCATCGTCTTACCATATTACTTTTTGGGATATCGGTAGCGGATTTATTGATGGAAATAAATCTAGTGATGGGGATTTAATTTGCATTAATAAAACAGAGACAGGTGTTGATTGCCTGGAGAAAAATTTATTGCTGAGTATAGATCTGGACAAGGGGCGTTCTGAAAAATTTACTTTTTATGACTGCGAACACTACTGGATGGTCATGCCTGATAGACGGTTAAAGCTTTTTTAA
- a CDS encoding DUF3289 family protein — protein sequence MNIGMALSMNMPSVIFSTFHRFENYYTDDMQYGDMDDHDFSALGLNDISTRVDPFNLIEYDFYRSFRAPTLGFENQVPKGKRISRQRCADILFDEMTELSATFAHGKYAPIIGELIHHFHYGHGLPWRNVKLDLAYRDILTGIGTNDTLQLLKKLINDHLIYKQNASFDFDFMTIMMEKVNKTKLSKFIRFEDKYNGLGISVHDVYAQEISLVNFHRYAISWDALLSFKAQDHFGLGKEDITDSVYKNFRFFRIWFLLQCHRDYAYKPFLTNFSAHANIKGAMSR from the coding sequence ATGAACATTGGTATGGCACTGTCAATGAATATGCCGAGTGTAATCTTTTCAACATTTCACCGGTTTGAAAATTACTATACGGACGATATGCAATATGGAGATATGGACGATCATGATTTCAGTGCGTTAGGGCTTAATGATATATCGACACGTGTCGATCCCTTCAATTTAATAGAATATGACTTTTATCGTTCTTTTCGTGCTCCCACATTAGGTTTTGAAAATCAGGTTCCAAAAGGGAAAAGGATCAGTCGTCAACGCTGTGCCGATATACTTTTTGACGAGATGACAGAATTGTCGGCTACTTTTGCCCACGGTAAATATGCACCGATTATTGGTGAGTTAATTCATCATTTTCATTATGGGCATGGGTTACCATGGCGTAATGTAAAGCTTGATTTAGCCTACCGGGATATTTTAACAGGGATTGGTACGAACGATACTTTACAGCTACTAAAAAAATTAATAAATGATCATTTGATCTATAAACAGAATGCAAGTTTTGATTTTGATTTTATGACTATTATGATGGAAAAAGTTAATAAAACAAAACTCTCTAAATTTATTAGGTTTGAAGATAAGTATAACGGCCTTGGTATCAGCGTACATGATGTTTATGCGCAGGAAATTTCACTCGTGAATTTTCATCGCTATGCCATATCATGGGATGCTTTACTCTCTTTTAAAGCGCAAGATCATTTTGGTCTTGGTAAAGAAGATATTACGGACTCTGTTTACAAGAATTTTCGCTTTTTCCGTATTTGGTTTTTACTTCAGTGTCACAGGGACTATGCATATAAACCGTTTCTTACTAATTTTAGTGCTCATGCAAATATTAAAGGGGCTATGTCGAGATGA
- the lptF gene encoding LPS export ABC transporter permease LptF: MIIIRYLVRETLKSQLAILFILLLIFFCQKLVRILGAAVDGEIPTNLVLSLLGLGVPEMAQLILPLSLFLGLLMTLGKLYTESEITVMHACGLSKTVLIKAAMILALFTGIIAAVNVMWAGPWSSRHQDEVLAEAKANPGMAALAQGQFQQATDGNAVLFIESVDGSSFKDVFLAQLRPKGNARPSVVVADSGQLAQNKDGSQVVTLNEGTRFEGTAMLRDFRITDFQNYQAIIGHQAVALDPDDTEQMDMRTLWNTHNDRASAELHWRFTLVFTVFMMALMVVPLSVVNPRQGRVLSMLPAMLLYLVFFLLQTSLKSNGGKGKLDPMIWMWAVNLLYLALAIMLNLWDTLPVRRIRARFMHKGAV, from the coding sequence GTGATAATCATAAGATATCTGGTGCGGGAGACGCTGAAAAGCCAGCTTGCAATCCTCTTCATCCTGCTGCTGATCTTTTTTTGCCAGAAGCTGGTAAGGATCCTCGGCGCTGCAGTTGATGGTGAAATCCCGACAAATCTCGTGCTTTCTCTGCTTGGACTTGGCGTCCCGGAGATGGCGCAATTGATCCTGCCACTGAGCCTGTTTCTCGGGTTGTTAATGACGCTGGGCAAACTGTACACCGAAAGTGAAATCACGGTGATGCATGCCTGCGGTCTGAGTAAAACGGTGTTGATTAAAGCGGCGATGATTCTGGCGTTGTTTACCGGCATCATTGCGGCGGTGAACGTGATGTGGGCGGGTCCGTGGTCCTCACGTCATCAGGATGAAGTGCTGGCGGAAGCCAAAGCCAACCCCGGTATGGCGGCGCTGGCGCAGGGGCAATTCCAGCAGGCCACCGACGGCAACGCGGTGCTGTTTATCGAAAGCGTTGACGGCAGCAGCTTTAAAGACGTTTTCCTCGCGCAGTTGCGTCCGAAAGGCAACGCGCGCCCGTCGGTGGTGGTCGCCGATTCCGGCCAACTGGCGCAGAACAAAGACGGCTCGCAAGTGGTGACACTGAACGAAGGGACGCGCTTTGAAGGCACGGCGATGCTGCGCGATTTCCGCATTACGGATTTCCAGAATTATCAGGCGATTATCGGTCACCAGGCGGTGGCGCTGGATCCGGATGATACCGAACAGATGGACATGCGCACGCTGTGGAATACCCATAACGACCGCGCCAGCGCTGAGCTGCACTGGCGATTCACGCTGGTGTTCACCGTCTTTATGATGGCGCTGATGGTGGTGCCGCTGAGCGTGGTCAACCCGCGCCAGGGCCGCGTGCTCTCAATGCTGCCCGCCATGTTGCTGTATCTGGTGTTCTTCCTGTTGCAGACGTCACTCAAGTCGAACGGCGGCAAAGGCAAGCTGGATCCGATGATCTGGATGTGGGCAGTCAACCTGCTGTATCTCGCCTTAGCCATCATGCTGAACCTGTGGGATACGTTGCCGGTGCGTCGTATACGTGCCCGTTTTATGCATAAAGGAGCCGTGTAA
- the holC gene encoding DNA polymerase III subunit chi produces MKNATFYLLDNDTQQDGLSAVEQLVCELAAERWRNGKRVLIACEDEAQAVRLDEALWTRPPDSFVPHNLSGEGPRGGAPVEIAWPQKRNSSPRDLLISLRTGFADFATAFTEVIDFVPYEDSLKQLARERYKAYRVAGFNLTTATWK; encoded by the coding sequence ATGAAGAATGCAACGTTCTATCTTCTGGACAACGACACGCAGCAAGATGGCTTAAGCGCCGTCGAACAACTGGTGTGTGAACTTGCCGCAGAACGTTGGCGCAACGGTAAACGCGTCCTGATCGCCTGTGAAGATGAGGCGCAGGCAGTGCGCCTTGATGAAGCACTGTGGACGCGCCCACCCGACAGTTTTGTGCCGCATAACCTGTCGGGCGAAGGCCCGCGTGGCGGCGCACCGGTGGAGATAGCCTGGCCGCAAAAGCGCAACAGCAGCCCGCGGGATCTGCTGATTAGTCTGCGTACCGGCTTTGCAGATTTTGCCACCGCTTTCACAGAAGTGATAGACTTCGTCCCCTACGAAGATTCTTTGAAACAACTGGCCCGCGAACGTTACAAAGCGTACCGCGTAGCCGGTTTCAACCTGACCACGGCAACCTGGAAATAA